GGCCTTCACGACGAACGGATGCCGTCGCAGGTCCACCGACGTCACGTTGCCGGTCCGGATCTCCGCGCCGAAGCGCTCGCTCTGCGCGCGCATCTCGGTCATCAGCTCGGGCCCCATGATGCCGTCGCGGAAGCCCGGGAAGTTCTCGACGAGCGTGGTCAGCATCAGCTGTCCGCCGGCTTCGAGGCCTTCGACGACCAGGGGGTTGAGGTTGGCGCGGGCGCTGTACAGGGCCGCCGTCAGGCCGGCCGGCCCCGTACCGATGATGATGACGTTGCGAAGCATATGGGATGTGGTCCGGGGGACGACCGGCCCGTGCGACATGTTACACGTACTTGTCGATGATCTTCTTCAGCCGGTCCTTCTCCGCGAGGCCGACCACCTGCTCCACCATCTGCCCCCCGTTGAACAGCAGGAGCGTGGGAATGCCGCGGATGTTGAACTTCTCGGCCGTCGCCGGGTTCTCGTCCACGTTCAGTTTCCCGACCGTCACCTTGCCCTGGTATTCGTCGGCGAGCGCGTCCACGGTCGGGGCCAGGCGCCGGCAGGGACCGCACCACTCCGCCCAGAAGTCGACGAGCACCGGGGTCTGCGCCTGCCTGACCGTGTTGTCGAAATCGCCGTCGGTAAAGACCTTCACCTTATCGGATGCCATCGAGCCGTCTCCTCAAGTTCCTGTACACTTTGACGTACTCCCGGGCCGAAACGTCCCAGGAGAAGTCCTGGCGCATCCCCGCGAGCTGGAGGGCGCGCCATTTCTTCCGATCCCCAAACAGCTTCAGCGCGCGCTTCACGGTCCGGACCAGCGCCTGCGGCGTGTATTCGGAGAACTTGAACCCCGTTCCACGCCCGCTCCGCTCGTTGTAGTTGACCACCGTGTCGTCCAGCCCGCCGGTGGCCCGCACGAGCGGCACCGTGCCGTAGCGCAGGCTGTACATCTGGTTCAGGCCGCACGGCTCGAAGCGCGAGGGCATCAGGAACATGTCGGCGCCCCCCTCCACCAGATGCGCGGCCTTCTCGTCGAAACCGATCCGCACTCCCACGCGGTTCGGGTGCTCGGTGGCGAGCCGTTCCCACAGCTCCTCGTAGCGTCGCTCGCCGTTGCCGAGCAGGACGTAGGTCGCATCGAGCTTGAGCAGGGCCTCTGCCGCCTGCGCGATCAAATCGAATCCCTTTTGATCCGTGAGCCGCGAGACCATGCCGATGACCGGCCGATCGAGCGCCGCGGCTTCAGACGGCAGGCGGAACATCCGGAGCAGCGCCGCCTTGGCCTTGAGCTTGCCGGAGAGATCCTCGGCGCTGAACGCCGCGGGAAGATGCGGATCGCGCTCGGGGTTCCACTGCTCGACGTCGATGCCGTTGAGAATCCCGGACAGCGCGTCCTTGCGCGCGGCGAGAACGCCGTCGAAGCCGAAGCCGTACTCGCCGGTGAGAATTTCCTTGGCGTACCGCGGGCTGACCGTCGTCACCCAGTCGCTGAAGTTGATGCCGGCCTTCAGGTAACTCGCGCGCCCCCAGTATTCGATTCCCTCCGTCGTGA
The Acidobacteriota bacterium genome window above contains:
- the trxA gene encoding thioredoxin yields the protein MASDKVKVFTDGDFDNTVRQAQTPVLVDFWAEWCGPCRRLAPTVDALADEYQGKVTVGKLNVDENPATAEKFNIRGIPTLLLFNGGQMVEQVVGLAEKDRLKKIIDKYV
- the glgA gene encoding glycogen synthase GlgA; translation: MVVPEATPFAKTGGLGDVASSLPRALARLGHDVTVVLPRYRGVDGGDAIGSRELVGGGRAVPVGFSALAAGPHVRFVFVENAKLYDREHLYGPNAQDYPDNAERFAVLSRAALDYAAHLADREFDVLHAHEWQCGLVPLYARTHYAGYERIAGRPCVFTIHNLAFQGLFSADVLSRIDVPRHLFTTEGIEYWGRASYLKAGINFSDWVTTVSPRYAKEILTGEYGFGFDGVLAARKDALSGILNGIDVEQWNPERDPHLPAAFSAEDLSGKLKAKAALLRMFRLPSEAAALDRPVIGMVSRLTDQKGFDLIAQAAEALLKLDATYVLLGNGERRYEELWERLATEHPNRVGVRIGFDEKAAHLVEGGADMFLMPSRFEPCGLNQMYSLRYGTVPLVRATGGLDDTVVNYNERSGRGTGFKFSEYTPQALVRTVKRALKLFGDRKKWRALQLAGMRQDFSWDVSAREYVKVYRNLRRRLDGIR